One Hippoglossus stenolepis isolate QCI-W04-F060 chromosome 22, HSTE1.2, whole genome shotgun sequence DNA segment encodes these proteins:
- the rpap3 gene encoding RNA polymerase II-associated protein 3 → MSGGNKAIELQLQMRQNAEELHSYMKELEGWECDMKTKDEELRTGGAQETEEKLPPVRNKKYKTKMREKRKKKMEHAGTGNGDAGNGDAKAEDLQQSSRIKAYDYQSWDKFDVDEALAEMDKEESPVESNESDSEEAAVDREKALSQKEKGNMLFKEGKYDEAIECYTRGMSADPYSPVLPTNRATSFFRLKKFSVAESDCNLAISLDSNYFKAYARRGAARFALKNYESALEDYKMVLKLDPGNTEAQNEVKKINEALGKEAPTLQSEATQPQEASTVDPEQQGLMEEQQRRQEAVLQKDRGNAYFKEGKYEAAIECYSRGMEADGMNVLLPANRAMAFLKLDKYKEAEEDCTKAIYLDSTYSKAFARRATARVALRKLEEAQQDFQDVLKLEPGNKQALNELQKLQIDLGPSGLLQTDDSSQRRTVQPIDKPTHLRSTKPLRRIEIEEVSGKATVPEVESSGSKTLIQEVVREPEEDSSPLSTSPSAKIIKIEEMADAPSHVSEKLPPSRPTEQPAQVEISHPPETTTNTPSLVTDLPPPPTSSFQLEADIRKIGKQPEVIYRYLRQIKAESYVKILQNSLEPDILNQILTTLHEFYTKNETPAVILEILSSLSNVRRFNMAVMFMSSTEKKALKDLFDFLHRAELEESAVALLQKKYGV, encoded by the exons ATGTCCGGGGGAAACAAAGCCATCGAGTTGCAGCTTCAGATGCGACAGAACGCGGAGGAACTGCACAGCTATATGAAGGAGCTGGAGGGCTGGGAGTGTGACATGAAGACGaaggatgaggagctgaggacaGGAGGAGCACAGGAGACTGAG GAGAAACTGCCACCTGTGCgcaacaaaaaatacaaaacaaagatgagggagaagaggaagaagaagatggagcaTGCTGGGACTGGGAATGGTGATGCTGGGAATGGTGACGCAAAAGCAGAGGATCTCCAACAATCGTCAAGGATAAAGGCGTATGATTATCAATCATGGGACAAGTTTGACGTG GACGAGGCTCTGGCGGAGATGGATAAAGAAGAAAGTCCAGTAGAGTCAAACGAGTCTGACTCAGAGGAAGCTGCAGTCGATAGAGAGAAAGCTCTGTCACAGAAGGAAAAG ggTAATATGTTGTTCAAGGAAGGGAAGTACGACGAGGCCATTGAGTGTTACACCAGAGGGATGAGTGCAGATCCTTACAGCCCTGTGCTTCCCACCAACCGAGCCACCTCCTTCTTCAGACTCAAAAA GTTTTCTGTGGCGGAGTCCGACTGCAACTTAGCAATCTCTCTGGACAGCAACTACTTTAAAGCTTATGCGCGAAGAGGAGCGGCCCGGTTTGCACTGAAGAATTATGAATCTGCTTTAGAAG ATTATAAGATGGTTCTGAAGCTTGACCCCGGGAACACGGAAGCACAGAATGAAGTGAAGAAAATCAATGAG GCCCTTGGGAAGGAGGCACCGACTTTGCAGAGTGAAGCCACGCAGCCGCAGGAGGCTTCCACAGTCGACCCTGAGCAGCAGGGACTGATGGAGGAAcagcagaggaggcaggaggccgTTCTACAAAAAGACAGA GGGAATGCTTATTTCAAAGAGGGGAAGTACGAAGCAGCCATCGAGTGCTACAGCCGAGGTATGGAGGCAGACGGCATGAACGTCCTACTTCCCGCCAACAGAGCCATGGCCTTCCTGAAGCTTGACAA GTataaggaggcagaggaagactGCACTAAAGCCATTTATCTGGACAGTACTTACTCCAAGGCTTTTGCCCGTCGAGCAACAGCCAGAGTGGCTTTAAGGAAACTGGAGGAGGCCCAACAAG ACTTTCAGGATGTGTTGAAGCTGGAGCCAGGGAACAAACAGGCCTTGAATGAACTCCAGAAACTCCAGATT GACCTTGGTCCCAGTGGACTTCTTCAAACAGACGACAGCTCACAGAGGAGAACAGTTCAGCCGATTGATAAACCAACTCACCTGCGCTCAACC AAACCTCTGAGGAGAATTGAAATCGAGGAAGTCAGTGGGAAAGCTACAGTGCCTGAGGTGGAGTCAAGTGGGTCCAAGACCTTGATCCAGGAAGTGGTGAGGGAGCCTGAGGAGGACTCCTCTCCACTGTCCACCTCCCCCAGCGCCAAAATAATCAAAATCGAGGAGATGGCAGATGCTCCCTCGCACGTATCAGAAAA ACTCCCTCCCAGCAGACCGACTGAACAACCAGCGCAGGTGGAAATCAGTCACCCGCCTGAAACAACCACCAACACCCCCTCATTAGTTACAGACCTGCCCCCTCCACCCACCAGCAGCTTCCAGCTGGAGGCCGACATCCGCAAGATCGGAAAGCAGCCAGAAGTGATTTACAGATATCTGAGG CAAATCAAGGCTGAATCGTACGTTAAGATTTTACAAAACTCCCTCGAACCCGACATCCTCAATCAGATCCTGACGACGCTGCACGAGTTCTATACGAA GAATGAAACGCCTGCTGTTATACTGGAGATCCTCAGCAGTCTATCGAATGTGCGGCGCTTCAACATGGCTGTAATGTTCATGTCGTCCACAGAGAAGaaag CGCTGAAAGACCTGTTTGACTTCCTTCACCGAGCTGAGCTGGAAGAATCAGCCGTCGCACTCTTACAGAAGAAGTATGGTGTGTGA
- the atp23 gene encoding mitochondrial inner membrane protease ATP23 homolog: MDQTKQEEEYGYDLFPERNRPKFKKGSIAESLFTFNHKCQVMLQFATETSPYAKLLLSAMKSSGCKIFKDRHFSCEDCDGTVSGGFDAASSQIVLCQNNIHQQSHMNRVVTHELIHAFDHCRAHVDWFNNFRHLACSEIRAANLSGDCSFSNEVARLNFGLKEHHQECVRGRALRSILAVRKISREEAEKIVDEVFDTCFNDHAPFGRIPHSNKDAKFANRDYESRDRYYANL, from the exons ATGGACCAGACTAAACAAGAGGAGGAATATGGCTACGACTTATTCCCGGAGAGGAACAGGCCGAAGTTCAAGAAGGGCTCCATCGCGGAGAGTCTGTTCACGTTCAACCACAAGTGTCAGGTCATGTTGCAGTTCGCGACGGAAACCA GTCCTTACGCCAAACTCCTCCTCAGTGCCATGAAAAGCTCAGGATG CAAAATATTTAAAGACCGACATTTTTCCTGTGAAGACTGTGACGGGACCGTCAGCGGAGGCTTCGATGCAGCTTCTTCTCAG ATAGTTTTATGCCAGAACAACATCCACCAGCAGTCCCACATGAACCGAGTGGTCACACATGAGCTCATCCACGCCTTCGATCACTGCCGGGCCCACGTGGACTGGTTCAACAACTTCAGACACCTCGCTTGTTCTGAG ATCCGGGCAGCTAACCTCAGTGGCGACTGCTCCTTTAGCAACGAAGTAGCCAGATTAAACTTCGGCTTGAAGGAGCATCATCAG GAATGCGTCAGAGGCCGCGCCCTCCGCTCCATCCTGGCTGTGAGGAAAATTAGCCGAGAGGAGGCGGAGAAAATAGTGGACGAGGTCTTCGACACGTGTTTCAACGACCATGCGCCCTTTGGACGAATCCCGCACAGCAACAAGGACGCCAAGTTTGCCAACAGAGATTACGAGAGCAGAGATCGATACTACGCGAACCTATAG